The nucleotide window ctcggtatcctcatccgtaaaacggggatacgatacccgtcctccctcctcctcggcgtctgagccccacgtgggacctgacggtatcgcatctaccccagtgctcagcgtgGTGTTGGCGACGTGGCTGTTAACAGATCCCATAATTATTGGGATTATTGTATAACGATATAGCCTATTATATCCCGTAATCGTTGTAAGAAATTTGGCTGCAGAGCTCACCCCGGGGGAGGCCCCCACCGCGTAGGGGCCcgtgagggggtgggcggccgAGGGCCCcagcgggcccccggcccccccggctggAGCCCTCGCGCCTGTGTTTCAGATGGTGACCCTGTTCCAGATGTGGGTGGTCCCCCTGTATTTCACAGTGAAGCTGCACTGGTGGAGGTTCCTGGTCATCTGGGTCCTGTTCTCCGCCGTCACCGCCTTCGTCACCTACCGGGCCACCCGCAAGCCGCTCGTGCGGACCACCCCGAGGTGAGCGCGGGGCTtccccggcgcccggcccgcccgcgCCGGCCCCGGGTCCACAGCGGGGGTGACCCCCCGGGGGCGGACCGCGGTGGGGGTGAGATCCGGGAACCCCTCCGTCCGTCGGGCCTCCGCGGGAGAAGCGAGGGGACGGGCTCCGGCCCGCCGGCCCACCCGGTGTCgagggtcggggggcggcggggaaggggcgggccgGCGCCCTTCGGGGCGGCCGGCCGCGGGCACCCAGATCTCCGGACGGCGGGCCGTCCCGCCGCAGATGGGAAAATGGCCGTCCCTTCCGAAGAGCCCGCCCGCGGCCCGTCTCTGCCGTTGACGGGCGCGACCCGTCACCGGCCCGCGGGAGTAGCCGAGGGGAACCGCCGAGCCGGGGGTCGGCGGGACAGCGGCCGAGCCGCGGTCGGGGGCTTGCGGGCCCGCGGGGGCCCCGTGGCCGCGGTCCCCCCTCCGGCGGCCAAAAGCCTCGAAGAGGTTTGGGGGCTACACGGGGACCGAAAGGCACCGTCGAGGGGACCCCTTTTCTCCTGGGATGGCACAGCCCTCCGGGGACTGGAAAACCCCGCCTCCGGCGGGGAGGAGGTCGGAGAGGCCGGCaggccgtggctcagtgggaagagcccgggctcgggagtcagaggtcatgggttcgaatcccggctctgccacttgtcagctgtgggaccgtgggccaatcacttcacttctctgggcctcagttccctcatctgtcaaatggggattaactgtgagcctcacgtgggacaacccctgatcaccctgtatctcccccagcgctcagaacagtgttctgtacatagtaagcgcttaacaaatgccaacattactattatcatcatcatctcatccCCTGTCCTCTGTGTCCCCGCAGGCTAGTGTACAAGTGGTTTCTGCTCATCTATAAGATCAGTTACGCTACGGGGATCGTCGGCTACATGGCCGTCATGTTTACCCTCTTCGGGCTTAATTTGTTATTCCGGTGAGTCCGAgctcggggggccggcggggagtgGGAAgttgcggagggggagggggggcgtcgCGAACGGGGAGGGTCCGCCCCTCCCAGCCGAGaaaagccggggcggggggcccgctcGGAGTTTTTGCCTCCTCCCCGTCCGCTCCTTCCCAGCTGGGCTGGGTCTCTCCCGGGCgcggagcccccctccccgcccccacccggggTTGACCACAACGGCCTTTTCTCCCCCGGGGGCTCCTGCGGAacggcagaaggagagaggaaggagagggcccCGAccgtcccttccccttccccgtcccgggccggtccccccccccgccccccggggcgctCAACACGGCGGCGTGCACGTCACGGGGCGCCGGCGATCACGTGACATCCCCAACCCGCAGTCGACGCCGTTAGCTCGATGGATTCCGTTGTTGCAGAATCAAACCCGAGGACGCGATGGACTTCGGCATCTCCCTCCTGTTCTACGGGCTCTACTACGGCGTCCTGGAGCGGGACTTCGCCGAGATGTGCGCGGATTACATGGCGTCCACCATCGGGGTGAGCGGGCCCCGGGGCGGAGGAGACGGGGGGCCGGCAAGCCTCGGTCGGGgctccggggcggggcgggcgcgccggctcgggggggggggtccctgccgCGCCCCGGTCTCACCCTCGCTCCCGGCGCCCGTGACGGTCTCGGGGTCGGGCCCCCCGACCCAGTCGCCCAGGGGAAGGGCCGGCGGTCGGCCGCCCCGGTCGGGAGGCTCTCCTCGGCCCTCCGGTTCGGGGGACCGACTCCTTGGGgccggggagatgggggagagacggagaggacGAGACCTCCGTGGGCCGGGCCCGGGTAGCAAGCCGGGGAGCGCGCCCGGACGGCCGCCCGGCCCCACCGCCCTCTCCTTCCGGTTCCAGGTCGGGGCGTCGGTGCCcgggggagtcggagggaccggccgccgcccccggcctccccgccggggGCCCGCGCGGCCGGTCTGACCGGCCCCCCGcgggtctctcccctccccccgcccagttcTACAGCGCCTCGGGGATGCCCACCAAGCACCTCTCGGACAGCGTCTGCGCCGTGTGCGGCCAGCGGATCTTCGTGGACGTCAACGAGGAGGGCATCATCGAGAACACCTACAGGCTGTCCTGCAACCACGTGTATCCCGctcgcgggcgggcgggcgggccgtcAGAGCCTCgcgaggccgggggcggcggggcgggcccccCCCGGGCCGCTCCGGGTTTCTTTCCCCTCGTGCGTGGGGGGAGGATGGGCGGACGCTCCTGCCGTCGGACCCGGCGGGGCCCCTTAACGCCCTCTCCCCTTCGAACCAAcgggcgggcggggaaggggaagagcgtgCAGCGGGAGGGCGCGGAGGAGAtgccccccccgggggcgggagggtcgcCCCTCACTCTCCCGGACGGGCACGGCGGGGCCGAGCGAGTCATCCCGGGGCCGGAGCCGCCCGGCCCCTCGACGGGTCGGGCTCGGCCCCGGGGGTCTCCGGCCCCTGGGTCCCCGGGCGTCAGCGGTGGGGACGGAGGTGGGGGTTCGGGCCTCGGCGGGGGCTCTTCTAaggggagggcgcggggggggTTGGTACGCCGCTCTCTGTTTCCCTTGACCGCCGGCCCTCAGCTTCCACGAGTTCTGCATCCGTGGCTGGTGTATCGTGGGGAAGAAGCAGACGTGTCCGTACTGCAAGGAGAAGGTGGATCTGAAACGGATGTTCAGTAACCCGTATCcttggggcggggccggggccggggccgactccagccggggggggagggacgcCCCgggacctcctcctccccctcttcctctttcgttcggtagtatttattgagcgcttactaggtgccgagcactgtactgagcgttgggaacGTAGTTAGGCAACAGTCCCTGCCCGGTGATGCTTGAGGGGCTTAATTTCCTAGCCCGCTGGGTCCCGAGGGAGACTCGCCCGTCCGGGGAGACCAGCCactggaggggcgggaggagggcggcCCCGTTGTGCGGAGGGGAAAGCCGGGCCGACCTGctggggccgccccccccccccccttcccccacgtGTGAGAGCCCCCTCTCCGGACCCTCCTTGGGCTTCCGCTCTCCCGTGCCCGCAGCCCGGCCCCGTTTAGCCGGCGGGGCTCGCGGTCGGCCCCGAAGCCGCCGTCTCGCCTCCGGACTGTCCTCGCCGCCGGCGGTTCTGGTCTCCTcggccttttcctccctccctcccactgccgGCCGTCTCTCGGGGAGACCCTCGCCT belongs to Ornithorhynchus anatinus isolate Pmale09 chromosome 2, mOrnAna1.pri.v4, whole genome shotgun sequence and includes:
- the RNF121 gene encoding RING finger protein 121, with the translated sequence MEGRARTDARQTPRPRGHARRDGPHPHRHARGGPAAPGAVEAAAPSLLQLKLHWWRFLVIWVLFSAVTAFVTYRATRKPLVRTTPRLVYKWFLLIYKISYATGIVGYMAVMFTLFGLNLLFRIKPEDAMDFGISLLFYGLYYGVLERDFAEMCADYMASTIGFYSASGMPTKHLSDSVCAVCGQRIFVDVNEEGIIENTYRLSCNHVFHEFCIRGWCIVGKKQTCPYCKEKVDLKRMFSNPWERPHVLYGQLLDWLRYLVAWQPVIIGLVQGINYVLGLE